ATCTCCAGCGCATCGGAGAACGCCACGGTCGCCGCGTGCAGCGCGGTGGTGCGGCTGGCCACGAGCAGGGCGTAGCGCCAGAACTCGGCGCCCGCCGCGACGACCGCGAGACCGGTGAGGAACCACAGGATGGTCACCGCGTTGCGGTGCAGCACCCGCACGCGCTCGACCGGGCTGGGCCAGCTCGACGGCGTGCCGGGCACGGCCGTCGGGACGCGCCAGGCCAGGTGCGGAAAGCCCCAGCGCGGCGGCACGTGGTACGACGGCGGGCCGTCGTACCGCTCGGCGGGCCGGACCGGTCGTGGCGGGATCGCCCCCGGTGGCGAGCTGGCCACCCAGCGGACGCGCGGGCGGTGGGGCCTGGGGGTCGGGTGCACGGCGACTACAGGACCTGCGGCGGCCCGTCGTGCTCGCCGACGACCGGGCGGCCTTCGGCCTCCCACGACTTCATGCCGCCGGCCACGTTGATCGCGTCCCAGCCGCTCGCGTTGAGCCACGCCGCGGCCCGCGCCGAGCGGCCACCGGTGCGGCACACCACGTAGAGGGGTTGGTCGTCGGGCAGCTGGGCCAGTTCGTCGGTGCGCGCCGGCAGCTCACCGAGCGGGATGTGCACTGCGCCCGGGGCGTGGCCGGCGTCCCACTCGTCCTGCTCGCGCACGTCGAGCAGCACCAGCCCGTCGGCGGGCAGCTCGGACACGGATGCGGTCGGAATGTCACCTGGGTGCACGTTCACATCCTGACACGCGACCGCATGAACTGCACGTGAGCCCGGAAAAGGGCCACCCCCGGCACCGGAGGTGGCCCTTCTCCCAGACAGTGCAGCGCCGTCGGCTCAGTGCGCGCTCGCCTTCTCGGCGTGGGCGCCGGTGAGCGAACGGACCTCCATTTCGGCGTACTTCTTGTCGTTGCGTTCCCTGGACAGGACCGTGCCGAGGAAGCCGAGCAGGAACGACGCCGGAATGGACACCAGGCCCGGGTTCTCCAGCGGGAACCAGTGGAAGTCCACGCCCTTGATCATCGGCTTCGCGCCACCGGACACGGCGGGCGAGAAGACGATCAGCACGATCGTGATGACCAGTCCGCCGTACATGCTCCACAGCGCGCCCGCGGTGTTGAAGCGCTTCCAGAACAGCGAGTACAGCAGGGTCGGCAGGTTCGCCGAGGCCGCCACCGCGAAGGCCAGCGCAACCAGGAAGGCCACGTTCTGGTTCTTCGCGAGGATCCCGCCGACGATGGCCAGCGCACCGATCACCAGCGCGGTGATGCGGGCCACCCGCACCTCGGCGTGCTTGCTGTCCACCCGGCCCTTCTTGATCACGTTGGCGTACACGTCGTGTGCGAACGACGCCGACGCGGTGATGGTCAGGCCGGCGACGACCGCGAGGATCGTGGCGAACGCGACCGCGGAGATGAACCCGAGCAGCACCGGGCCGCCCAGTTCGAGCGCCAGCAGGGGGGCCGCCGAGTTCGTCGTGCCGGGCGCCTTGCTGATCTTCTCCGGCCCGACCAGCGCGCCGGCACCGTAGCCGAGCACGAGCGTGAACAGGTAGAAGATGCCGATCAGGACGATCGCCCAGACGACGGACTTCCGCGCGTCCTTGGCCGTCGGCACCGTGTAGAAGCGCATCAGCACGTGCGGCAGACCGGCCGTGCCCAGCACCAGCGCGATGCCCAGGGACAAGAAGTCGAGCTTGCTGGTCCCGGTCTTGCCGTACTGCTTGCCCGGGTCGAGCAGCGCCGCACCGGTCTTGCCGCCCTTGTCCACGGCGCCCTGGAGCAGGTGCGAGAAGTTGAACCCGAACTTGCCGAGCACCCACAGGGTCATCGCCAGCGCGCCGAGGATCAGCAGCACCGCCTTGATGATCTGCACCCAGGTGGTGCCCTTCATGCCCCCGATCAGCACGTACACGATCATCAGCACGCCGACGACCGCGATCACCAGGTTCTGGCCCCACTCGCCGGTGATGCCGAGCAGCAGGTTCACCAGTCCACCGGCACCCGCCATCTGCGCGAGCAGGTAGAAGAACGACACCGCGAGCGTGGACACCGCCGCGGCCGCCCGGATCGGCCGCTGCCGCATGCGGAACGCCACCACGTCGCCCAGGGTGAACTTGCCGGTGTTGCGCAGCAGCTCGGCGACCAGCAGCAGCGCGACGAGCCACGCGACGAGGAACCCGATGGAGTAGAGGAACCCGTCGTAACCGTTGACCGCGATGGCACCCGCGATGCCGAGGAACGACGCCGCGGACAGGTAGTCGCCGGAGATCGCGATGCCGTTCTGCGGGCCGGTGAACGAGCGGCCCGCGGCGTAGTAGTCGGAGGCGGTCCGCGTGTTGCGGCTGGCGCGGAACACGATCACGAGCGTGATCGCCACGAAGATCGCGAAGATGATGATGTTCAGCGTCGGGTTGCTGCCCTCGACGCCGGCCGCCAGTGCCGTCACCGGGCGCCTCCTTCGATTTCGCCGCGGATCTTGTCGGCGACCGGGTCGAGCTTGCGGTTGGCGTACCGCACGTAGAGGCCGGTGATGAGGAACGTCGACACGAACTGCAGCAAACCGATGAGCAGACCGACGTTGAAGTTGCCGGCCAGCTTCGTCGACATGAAGCCGTGGGCGTAGTCGGCGAGCAGGACGTAGACGAGGTACCAGACGAGGAAGAGGACGGTCATCGGGAAGACGAAGGTCCGCAACCTCTTGCGGAGCTCGGCGAACTCGGGGCTCGCCTGCACCTTCTGCCAGGTGTCACCCGGACCCGTCTCGTCGACGAGGTCCTGGTCGCTGGTGCTCACGGGACAACCTCCCTGTCCATGGTCTCTACCTCTTCCGATGTGTGGTGCGGGTAGATCTTGCCGTGAAACGTGAGACTTGTTGTTAATCCTTTTGGATGAATGATCTTACGCAGAGTTGAAGATCTTACGCCGGTTTAACCGGGAAATGTCCAGTTTCCGGCAGACCAAAGGGGAACAGCGCACGGAATAGGCCAACGGAAGGTAAAGGCAACCGCCGAAAAGGCCAAACTCGTGGGTGACGCGGCACCACCCGGGTGGGCGGCTGCGGGAGGACCAGCTACTTGCGGTGCCTGCCCCGGCCCATCCGCACCCGCTCCTCGGCCTGCCCGAACCGCGCGACGGCGCGGTCCCGCATGAAACCCAGCCGGTCCGGGGCGTGCAGGCGCAACATGATCGGGTTGACGTCCGCCGGTTTGCCGTTCGGCGTGGCGAGGCTGACCAGGATCGTCACGGCGAACGCCACCGGCACGGTGATCAGCGCCGGCTGGTCGGCGAACCACGGCGCGGGGTCGCCGGTGAACCGGCTCACCATCTCGACGCCCAGCGCACCGAGCACCAGACCGCCGCCGAAGATCATCCCGGCCATCGCGCCCGGCCAGGTCAGCCCGCGCCACCACACACCGAGCAGCAGCAGGGGCGAGAACGTCGACGCCGCGAGCGCGAACGACATCCCCACGCTCAGCGACAGGTCGTTCGGCCGCAACACCAGCGCCAGCGCGAACGGCACCAGCCCGACCACACCGGCGGCGATGCGGAAGTCCAGCACCCGGCCCTTCGACAGGTCCGTGGACACCACCCCGGCGAGGCTCACCAGCAGCCCCGACGACGTGGACAGGAACGCCGCGAACGCCCCGGCCAGCACGACCGCGCCGATCACCTGCCCGGCCACCCCCGGCACCATCGCCGACGGCAGCCGCAGCACCGCCGCGTCGGTCTGGCCGGTCACCAGCAGCTCCGGCACGTACATCCGGGACAACGCACCGAGGATGATCGGGAACAGGTAGAACAGCCCGAGCAGCAACAGGACGTGCAGCGTGGTCCGGCGCGCCGACCGGCCGTCCGGGTTGGTGTAGAAGCGGACCAGCACGTGCGGCAACCCCATCGTGCCGAGGAACGTCGCGAAGATCAGCGAGTACGTCTGGAGCAGGTCCGCGAGGCCACCCGACCCCGGCCGCAGCCAGTCGCTGTTGGCGGCCTTCGCGTCGGTGACGGTCGGCACCGCTGTGCCCGCCGGGAACCGCACCTGCGTGCCCTGGCTCAGCCGCTGCGCCGAACCCTGCACCCAGATCTCCGCGTGCTCGGTCGCCGCGCCCGCGGGCCGCACCGCCACCTGCGTCAGCGTACCGACCTCGAACGTGACGTCGGTGCGGATGTCCACAGTGGTCTCGGCGCCGAACACGGGCGGCGCTGGCGAGCCGAGCGAACCCGCCGGGCCGGGTTTGCCGCCGGCCAGGAACACCGCGCACAACGCGAACGCCGGCAGCGCGATCGCGAACAGCTTGAGCCAGTACTGGAAGGCCTGCACCACGGTGATCGCCCGCATGCCGCCCGCGATGACGTTGATGCCGACCAGCGCGAACACCGTGACCGCGCCGACCCAGCCGGGCACCGACAGCACCGTCGTCAGGGCCAGCCCGGCGCCCTGCAACTGCGGGACCATGTAGAGGATCCCGATGAACACCACGAAGAACGTGCCGCACCGGCGCAACGCGACCGACCCGAGGCGCGCCTCCAGGAAATCCGGCAACGTGTAGGCACCCGAGCGGCGCAACGGCGCCGCCACGAACAACATCAGTGCCAGGTAGCCCGCGGCGAAACCGATCGGGAACCACAACCCGTCGGCGCCCTCCTTGAGGATGATCCCCGCGATACCGAGGAACGACGCGGCCGACAGGTACTCACCGGAGATCGCGGCGGCGTTGCGGCGCGACCGGACGGTGCGGCGGGCGACCAGGAAGTCGTGCGTGGTGTTGGCGAACCGGGACGAGCGGTGACCCAGGTAGAAGGTCATCGCGGCGACGGTCGCGATGCCGCTCAGCGCCCACGGGTTCAGCTGCACGATCCGGATTGTCCCCTGCTCCGCGACCGGGCCGGCAGGCCGGTCACGACTCGATCATGTCCACGAAGTCCCGCTCGTGCCGCTCGGCCAGCTGGTTGTGGACCAGGCCCGCGAGCAGCAGCAACGGGAACGGCAGCAGCCCGAGCAACAGCCACGCCAGCGGCACCCCGACCACGCGCAACGCGGCGAAGTCCGGCCACACGTAGAAGGCGACCGGCAGCGCACCGAGCACCACCAGCACCAGCACGCTCAGCCCGATCGCGGTCCGCAGCTGGTGCTTGACCAGGTCGCGGATCAGCACCTCGTCCCAGCTGGTCTGCTGCTCCAGCTCCAGGCGCGCCCGCAGCGTCGGCGTGCTCCGCCGCGACCGCGGATCGGCCAGCACCACCCGCTGGCGCTTCGGCGGTTTCGACGGCTCGGACGGCGGCTCCGGCGGCGGCACCGCCGGGACCGGCTCCACCGACGCCGGCTGGTAGCTCTTGCCCAGCGTCGGATCCGGTTCGCGCACCCCGTCGACGCGGCGGTAGAAGTCCTCGGTCATCGACCACCCGTGAGGCGGTCCTTGAGCTCACGGGTGTGCCGGCGGGAGACCGGGAGCAGCTTCTCCTCGTTGCCGATCACGACCTGGTAGCCGCCCTGGCCCATGCGCAGCTCGGTGATCAGGTTCAGCGCGACGAGGAAGGACCGGTGGATCCGCACGAAACCGGCCTTCGCCCAGCGCTCCTCGAGCTGGGTCAGCGGGATGCGCACCAGGTGGCTGCTGCCGTCCTTGGTGAACAGGCGCGCGTAGTCGCCCTGCGCCTCGACCCACCGAACCGACGAGCGCGGCACCAGCTTCGTGGTCCCGGCGAGCTCGACCGGGATCACCTCGTCGTCGTCGGACGCGTCGGGCGCCGCGGCACCCGGACCCGGTGGCGCGACCGTCTTCAGCTTCTCCAGGACCCGGTCGACCGCCCGGTCCAGCCGGTGCTGGTTGCACGGCTTGAGCAGGTAGTCGACGGCACCCAGGTCGAACGCGTTGACGGCCTCGTGGGCGTGCCCGGTGACGAACACCAGCACCGGCGCGGGGTTGAGCGCGGAGAACACGCGCGCCATCTCCATCCCGGACAACCCGGGCATCTGCAGGTCGGCGAACACCGCGTCGATCGCGGGCAGTCCCCGGTCCTTGCGCTCACGCAGCTCCGGATCGTCCGACGCGAGCAGCCGCAGCGCCTCGGCCGCGTCCACCGCCTTGAACACCCGGCCGATGTGCGGGTTGTTCCGCAGCGTGTCGACCAGCAGGTTCAACCCGTGCGGCTCGTCGTCCACGGCCAGGACGAGGAGTCTTCTGGTGTCTTGTTGCGCACTCACAGTGACTCGCATCCTGCCCACTACCGGGTGCGATGTCCATACCGCGAATGAATGTCGAACCGGGCCTGGCGGCGGTGCGCGTTGCCGTCGGGACGACGCGCACGGCGTCAGATCCCGTAGCGGGACCAGGCCACGCGCTGTGCCACCGCGTCCAGGAGCGCGTGGGCGGCCGCCGGCGCGCCGAGGCCCAGCCGCGCGAGCAGCGGCTTCTTCGGCTCGGCGACGGTGATCTCGGCGTCCGGGTAGCGCTGCCCGACGATCTCCCGCAGGTTGCCGATCCCGTCGACCAGGCCGAGATCGACAGCCTTCGCGCCCAGCCACACGTCACCGGAGAACAGCTCCTCGGTGTCGGTCAGCCGGTCACCGCGGCGCTCCCGCACCCAATCCACGAACATCTCGTGCAGCTGGGCGTGCATCTTCTTCAGCCACTCGACGTCCTCCGGCTTCTCCGGGGCGAACGGGTCGAGCCGCTTCTTGTTCTCCCCCGCCGTGTGCACGCGCCGCTCGATGCCGAATCGCTCCAGCAGGCCGGTGAACCCGAACCCGCCGCTGATCACCCCGATCGAGCCGACCATCGACGTGCGGTGGGCGTAGATCTCGTCCGCCGCGCAGGCCAGCCAGTAGCCGCCGGACGCCGCGACGTCCTCGCAGAACGCCAGCACCGGCACGCCCGGCTTCGTCGCCGCGAGCTGGCGGATCCGCTCGGCGACCAGCCCGGACTGGGTCGGCGCCCCGCCCGGCGAGTTGATCAGCAACGCGACCGCCTTGAGCCGGTCGTGGTCGAACGCCCGCGTCAGCGCCGACTCGACGGCTGCGAGGTTTATGGTGCCGCGCGCCAGCGGCGAGGGCGTCGGCGTGATCACGCCGTGCAGCTTGACGACCGCCACCACGTCCTTGCGGTCGCCCCGGTCGCCGATGCGCGGGATCCTGCTGGTCAGCCTGTCGGTCACGCTGGTCATGGCGCCAGGTTACGGACTCCCTCGGATTTGTGCAGACGGCCGTTGCGGGCCGGCTCCGGCGGGCCACCGGCGTAGTCCGGCAGGTCGGTGCGCACCCCGGGCGCGAACTTCGGCACCCGCAGCGTCACCTTCATCCCCGCGCCCGGTGCGGTCTCCACCATCAGCGCGTACTCGTCACCGAACAGCTGACGCATCCGCGCGTTGATGTTGCCCAGTCCCACGTGCGCACCGGTGCGGTGCGAGTTGCGGAGATCGGCCAGCCGCGCCGGGTCCATGCCGATGCCGTCGTCCTCGACGCTGATCAACGCCTCGGTGCCGTGGTCGGAGGCGATCACGGTGACCATGCCGCCGGTCGGTTTGTTCGCCAGGCCGTGCTGAACCGCGTTCTCCACCAGGGGCTGGATGATCAGGAACGGCACCACGACCGACAGCACCTCGGGCGCGATCTTCAGCCGCACCTCGAGGCGGCCACCGAAGCGGGCCCGCTCGATCGTCAGGTACCGGTCGATGTTGCGCAGCTCGTCGGCGAGCGTGGTGAACATGCCGGAGGTGCGGAACGAGTAGCGCGTGAAGTCGGCGAACTCCTGCAGCAGCTCACGCGCCTCCTCCGGGTCCGTGCGGATCAGCGCGGAAATCGTGTTCAGCGCGTTGTAGATGAAGTGCGGGGAGATCTGCGCCCGCAACGCCTTGATCTCGGCCTGCTGCAGCTGGTGCTTGGACTCCTCGAAGCGGGCCAGCTCGAACTGGGTGGTGACGAACTGGGCGACCGCGTCGGCCATCTGGATCAGGCGCTTGCCGGTGCTGCGGCCGACCACGATCAGCGCGGCCTCGACCTCTTCCTCGACGAGCAGCGGCACGATCACCGCGGTCTTCATCTTGCAGGTGCCCCGGTGGTCGCAGGGGACGTCGTCGTGCGACACGACCTCGCGGCGCGCCTTGCGGATCGACAACGCCACCGCGTCGGCCAGGTCGAGGTAGTGGTCGTTCGCCTCGCCGTCCCAGGAAACCAGCGTGCCTTCGTTGTCGGTGATGCCGACCGCGACGCACTTGAGCAGTTCGAGCAGCTGCGAGGTGATCCGGTCGGCACTGGCCTGGTCGAAGCCCTCCCGGAGGTCCGGGGTGGCGCGGGACATGTGGTAGACGGCTTCGAGGACCGCGTCCTCGATCGAGCTGCTCGGCTTACGCGTCCGCGCGAGGACCACGATCAGGACGATCAGCAGAACACCCGCGACGCTCCACGGAATGATTTGCGAGATCGGCAGATCGGACACGCGTCAATGCTCTGTGCTCATGACGCGGCGTGCAAGCACTTGATCGCACTTTCTGTGGTGGCGTCGCCACCCGGTGGGGTGATGCACTACTTCAGCAGCCGCGACAGGCGCCGGTCCGCCAGCGGTTTGCCGCCCGTCTGACACGTCGGACAGTACTGAAAGGACTTGTCGGCGAAGGACACCTCCCGCACGGTGTCCCCGCACACCGGGCACGGCAGGCCGGTCCGCGCGTGCACCCGCAGACCGGACCGCTTCTCGCCCTTGAGGCGCGCCGCGTCCTGACCCACGGACCGCTCGACCGCGCCGGTCAGGATCTCGTGCATCGCGGCGGCCAGGCGGTCCAGCGCATCGTCGGACAGCTTGCCCGCGGTGGCGAACGGCGACAGCCGCGCGGCGTGCAGGATCTCGTCGGAGTAGGCGTTGCCGATCCCCGCGATCACCGACTGGTCGGTGAGCACCCACTTGAGCCGCTCGGTCCGGCCCGCCAGCAGTCCGGCGAGCGCTTCCCGGTGCAGCTCCAGCGCGTCCGGGCCGAGCCGCGCGACGCTCGGCACGTCGTGCCGGTCCCGCACCACCCACACCGCGAGGCCCTTCTTCGTGCCCGCCTCGGTGAGGTCGAAACCGCGGTCCCCGAAGTGGACCCGCAACGCGATCGGTCCCTTGCCCGGCTTCGGCGGCGCGGGCGAGAGGTTGTCCGCCCAGCGGAGCCAGCCCGCGCGGGCCAGGTGCACCACCAGGTGCAGGCCGTCGCAGTCGAGGTCGAGGTGCTTGCCGAACCGGCCCGCGCCGGTCACCGCACGCCCGTGCAGGTCGGTGTAGGGCGGGTCGAACGTTTTCAGCACAGCCAGCGAGGCCACGTCGACCCGGCTGACCAACCGGCCCACCGCGTGCTCACGCAGGTGGTACGCCAGTGCTTCGACCTCGGGCAGCTCGGGCATGGTTACTCCATCGGCCGCAGCGGGCCGTCGAAGTCCGGGCCCGACTCCCGCTGGATCGTCTTGGCGAGCCTGGTGAGCTCACCCCGCACCCGGAACATGCCGGAGATGATCCCGACCCAGCGCTCCGGCGGGGGATCACCGGTGATGCCGCCGTCGGTCTCCGCGACGACCGTCCACGGCCGGTTCAGCACCCAGCGCAGCGGGAAGAACACCGCGATCAGCAACAACCCGTAGATCACCCACGGCGGCACCACCACGGTGTCGGGCAGCCAGGCGACCAGGATGACGGCCAGCAGGATGCACACGGCGAGCATCGCGATGCCCGAGGTGTGACTGCCGGAGATGTCCCGCTCGAAGTCCTCGGCGGTTGCCGGGCGGCGCCATTCCATCTGCGCCCGGACGACCCAGTCGCGGCCGTCGCTTCCCCGCACCACGCGGTTCATCTCTCGCTGCCTCCCGCCATGGTCGTACGCCCGTCCAACCGTAGCGTGGGTTCCGGGCGCCGCGCGAGGCGCGGACGAAGATCGACTACTTGGATGACCCCTTGCCGGAGCCGTTACCCGGTGGCGCGGACTGCGTCAGCCACCACGCCGACGACCACGACGGCGGCCCGGCCGACTCGGTCTGCGCCGGCTTGTCCTTGTCGCCGCTCTTGCCCCCACCCTTGTCACCGCCCTTGTCACGGCCCTTGCCCTTGCCCGGCTTGTCCGGTGACGGGGTCTGCGTGGACGAGTACGGCGTCTCGTCCGTGGCCGGCAGGTCGTCGCGCGCGCTGCCGGTCGACGAGGACTGGGTGGGCTCACCGGAATCCACGCGGCCCTCCGCCGCGCCCGTCTGCTCCACGCCCGCCGGCTGTTGCTGCGCGGGCGGCTGCACCGGCGCCCCCGGCCCGGCCGGTGACGCCGCGGCCCGGGGATCCTGCCCCGGGCGAACCGGCGCCCCGGGATAGGACAGCGTGACGTCGTCGGGCGCGATCAGCACCTGCGGCGGCGGGCTCAGCCGTTGATCCGGCTCCGCGATCCGCAGCTCGACCGCGCCCTGCGCGGGCAGGCCCACCGGATGCGACTCGTCCACCACCGCCGGCCCCACCGCGAACCCGACCACACCCGCCGCGGTGGTCGACACCAGCGCCACCCCGACCTTGAGCTTCGACACCAGCACCGTCTTCAGCGTGGTGAGCGCACCGGATGCCCCGCCGGCGCCACCGGCCACCGCCACCGACGCCGGCACCAGCAACGCCACCGCCCCCGCGTGCGCCCGCAGCGACGAGCACACGTCACGCAGCTCGGCGTGCATCGCCCGGCACGACGCGCAAACCAGCAGGTGCCCGCGAACCCGGCTCGCCTCTGCACCGGTGACACTGCCCGCCGTGTAGCCGCCGAGCTTCTCGATCACCCCGCGGCAACTCACGTCCGAAGTCCGGTTCACCGCCAGGTGCGCCTGGAGGTACGCCGCCCGCAAACCCTGCCGCGCCCGCCGCGCCAGCGCCGCCGTCGCGTTCGCGCTCAACCCGAAATGCGGCGCCACCACCGCCGGCTGCTCACCCTCGACCTCGGTCTGCCACAACACCGTCCGCCACCGCTCCGGCAGACTCGTGAACGCGGTGGTGATCAAGGTGTGCTCGGCCGTGCGGGCATGCGCGTCCGCACCGGCGCCCGCACGCGAGGTCAGCTCGTCGTCGGTGACCGGCACATCGCGGCGTGCCCCGTGCCACTCCCACGACACCCGGCGCGCCACCGTCAGCAGGTAGGCGCGCACATGCTCCTTCGGGCCCTTCCCGCGGCGCAACGCCTGCAACACGCGGAAGAACGTCTCGGCCGTGATGTCCTCGGCCTCCGACGCATCGGCGGCCAGGCTCCGGGCCAGCCTGCGAACGGCGGAGGCGTGCAGCTCGAACAGCTCGCGGAACGCGGCATCCTCACCGGCCCGCAGCCGGCTCAGCAGAACCTGCTCGTCCGCCGATGACGAACGCTGTTCCGGCACCGCCGCCTCGTCCGACATGCGGCCAGCCACCTCCTCCCCCGCGGGACTAACCCGTTCGGTTGAATGGAGTCACCATACGGAGCGAAACGCTCCCCGTCACCCCTTGTGCTCCGGGAGTGACCGAGTTCCCTCCGGCAAGCGATACCCCACCCAAGATCACCCCCACACCACCACCCCGTCAACCCGGCGAACCAGACCGGTATAGACTCTCCCTCGCACCGGTGAACCGGAGCACGCGGACGTAGCGCAGCTGGTAGCGCATCACCTTGCCAAGGTGAGGGTCGCGGGTTCGAATCCCGTCGTCCGCTCGCAGCTGGCCGCCCCCTGCTCGCGGAGTGCGCTCGCCGGGGGCTGCTCGCCATCGTTCCGGGGGTCGAACCCCCGGGCCCCCGCCAGGGTGGGCTTCGCCCCCCTGGACCCCCCGCCGCGGTGCCGGTTGCATTGTTATCTCGCCTGTTGAAGGGTTCCTGCTTCAGCTGGCCGAACCCTGCCGCGGGAAGCGCTCGCCGAGAACTGCTCGCCACCGTTCCGGGGGTCGAACCCCCGGGCCCCCGCCAGGGTGGGCTTCGCCTCCCTGGACCCCCCGCCGCGGTGCCGGGTTCGTTGTCAGGTCGCCTTCCGAAGGGTTCCTCCTTCAGCTGGCTGAGCCCTGCTCGCGGGAAGCGCTCGCCATCGTTCGGGGGGCGAACCGCCGAACACTGCCAGGGTGGGCGACGCCCCTGGACCCCCGCGGTGCCGGGTTTGGTGTCGGGTTGTCTGGCGAAGGGTTCCTGTTCAAGCTGGCCGAACCCCTCGCGGCTGAAGCGTTCGCGGGGTCAGGTGTCTCGGCGGATCATTCGGCCGGCGCCGGCGGCTACCGTGGTGGCCAGGATCCAGCCCATCGCGGTGAAACCGTTGCTCACCCACTTGTCCAGATCGTGCATGTACCAGCGGCCCTTGTTGCCGAAATCCACGATCGGCACCAGGAGGTCCGCGGTGTAGAGCACCGGGTTCCACTCCAGGCCCGTCTCCTGCTGATCAACCGCACAACGCGGGCCGCTCACCATGTACCGGATCGGGTCCTTCACACACGAATCGGTGCCCAGACCGAAATAGACGCTGCCCGCGGCCAGCAACGCGATCAACCACGCCAGCGCCCGCACCGGGCGGTAACCGTAGCCGACCATCCACCGCTGCAACCAGCTCCACAACCGCACCCCGGGACCCAGCACCCGGTAACCCCGGGCGAGAGCCTCGTACCGGTACTGCTGCTTCTTAAACAACACCGTCGACGCGTGCTCCTCGTTGCCGCTGTTGCGCAGCATCGCGGCGAGCTGGTCGTACGGCCCCGGCCGGTACCCCGCCATCGCCGTGCGCAGCCGCTCGATGCGGTCCCGCACGGCGGCGTCGTCCTTCATGTCGATCGGCTGCTTGAGCACGTCGTAGCGGAAGTCTTCGAGCTCGATACCGCCCTCGGCGCGCCAGAAGTGCTCGTTGTCCGCCAGCGTCTGGCAGTGCGCGTGCCGCATCACGATGGCGCCCGCGGCCGGCCGGGCGAGGGTGAGCAGGAACTCGTCCGCCCCCACGTCACTCACGTCGAGCGCCACCCCGTGCTTGTTCAGCGCACCCAGCACGGCACCGGTGAAGTCGATCCGGCGGCCCGCCGCCGCGCCATCCATGTTCACGCCGCCCGCGGCGTGGAACGGCTGCTCACCGGCGTTGGTGAGGATGATGTCGCGGCCCACCTTCACGGTCCGCAGGTCCACCGAAAAACTGGTCCGGTTGCGCACCGCGGGCTCGGTCACGTCGGTGCCGTAGAGGTAGACGCTGCCGCCCACCTCCACGCCCTGCAACCGCAGGGTGCCCTCGATCGTCGCCTCGTGCAGGTGCAGGTTGCCCGCCACCTTCATCCGGCGGGCGGACAGCACGTCCCGCTCCGCGTGCCGCAGCCCCACGCGGCCGGCCA
The sequence above is a segment of the Amycolatopsis viridis genome. Coding sequences within it:
- a CDS encoding rhodanese-like domain-containing protein, which encodes MNVHPGDIPTASVSELPADGLVLLDVREQDEWDAGHAPGAVHIPLGELPARTDELAQLPDDQPLYVVCRTGGRSARAAAWLNASGWDAINVAGGMKSWEAEGRPVVGEHDGPPQVL
- a CDS encoding solute symporter family protein, with the translated sequence MTALAAGVEGSNPTLNIIIFAIFVAITLVIVFRASRNTRTASDYYAAGRSFTGPQNGIAISGDYLSAASFLGIAGAIAVNGYDGFLYSIGFLVAWLVALLLVAELLRNTGKFTLGDVVAFRMRQRPIRAAAAVSTLAVSFFYLLAQMAGAGGLVNLLLGITGEWGQNLVIAVVGVLMIVYVLIGGMKGTTWVQIIKAVLLILGALAMTLWVLGKFGFNFSHLLQGAVDKGGKTGAALLDPGKQYGKTGTSKLDFLSLGIALVLGTAGLPHVLMRFYTVPTAKDARKSVVWAIVLIGIFYLFTLVLGYGAGALVGPEKISKAPGTTNSAAPLLALELGGPVLLGFISAVAFATILAVVAGLTITASASFAHDVYANVIKKGRVDSKHAEVRVARITALVIGALAIVGGILAKNQNVAFLVALAFAVAASANLPTLLYSLFWKRFNTAGALWSMYGGLVITIVLIVFSPAVSGGAKPMIKGVDFHWFPLENPGLVSIPASFLLGFLGTVLSRERNDKKYAEMEVRSLTGAHAEKASAH
- a CDS encoding DUF485 domain-containing protein is translated as MSTSDQDLVDETGPGDTWQKVQASPEFAELRKRLRTFVFPMTVLFLVWYLVYVLLADYAHGFMSTKLAGNFNVGLLIGLLQFVSTFLITGLYVRYANRKLDPVADKIRGEIEGGAR
- a CDS encoding sodium/solute symporter, producing the protein MQLNPWALSGIATVAAMTFYLGHRSSRFANTTHDFLVARRTVRSRRNAAAISGEYLSAASFLGIAGIILKEGADGLWFPIGFAAGYLALMLFVAAPLRRSGAYTLPDFLEARLGSVALRRCGTFFVVFIGILYMVPQLQGAGLALTTVLSVPGWVGAVTVFALVGINVIAGGMRAITVVQAFQYWLKLFAIALPAFALCAVFLAGGKPGPAGSLGSPAPPVFGAETTVDIRTDVTFEVGTLTQVAVRPAGAATEHAEIWVQGSAQRLSQGTQVRFPAGTAVPTVTDAKAANSDWLRPGSGGLADLLQTYSLIFATFLGTMGLPHVLVRFYTNPDGRSARRTTLHVLLLLGLFYLFPIILGALSRMYVPELLVTGQTDAAVLRLPSAMVPGVAGQVIGAVVLAGAFAAFLSTSSGLLVSLAGVVSTDLSKGRVLDFRIAAGVVGLVPFALALVLRPNDLSLSVGMSFALAASTFSPLLLLGVWWRGLTWPGAMAGMIFGGGLVLGALGVEMVSRFTGDPAPWFADQPALITVPVAFAVTILVSLATPNGKPADVNPIMLRLHAPDRLGFMRDRAVARFGQAEERVRMGRGRHRK
- a CDS encoding LytR/AlgR family response regulator transcription factor, translating into MRVTVSAQQDTRRLLVLAVDDEPHGLNLLVDTLRNNPHIGRVFKAVDAAEALRLLASDDPELRERKDRGLPAIDAVFADLQMPGLSGMEMARVFSALNPAPVLVFVTGHAHEAVNAFDLGAVDYLLKPCNQHRLDRAVDRVLEKLKTVAPPGPGAAAPDASDDDEVIPVELAGTTKLVPRSSVRWVEAQGDYARLFTKDGSSHLVRIPLTQLEERWAKAGFVRIHRSFLVALNLITELRMGQGGYQVVIGNEEKLLPVSRRHTRELKDRLTGGR
- a CDS encoding S49 family peptidase, which gives rise to MTSVTDRLTSRIPRIGDRGDRKDVVAVVKLHGVITPTPSPLARGTINLAAVESALTRAFDHDRLKAVALLINSPGGAPTQSGLVAERIRQLAATKPGVPVLAFCEDVAASGGYWLACAADEIYAHRTSMVGSIGVISGGFGFTGLLERFGIERRVHTAGENKKRLDPFAPEKPEDVEWLKKMHAQLHEMFVDWVRERRGDRLTDTEELFSGDVWLGAKAVDLGLVDGIGNLREIVGQRYPDAEITVAEPKKPLLARLGLGAPAAAHALLDAVAQRVAWSRYGI
- a CDS encoding sensor histidine kinase translates to MSDLPISQIIPWSVAGVLLIVLIVVLARTRKPSSSIEDAVLEAVYHMSRATPDLREGFDQASADRITSQLLELLKCVAVGITDNEGTLVSWDGEANDHYLDLADAVALSIRKARREVVSHDDVPCDHRGTCKMKTAVIVPLLVEEEVEAALIVVGRSTGKRLIQMADAVAQFVTTQFELARFEESKHQLQQAEIKALRAQISPHFIYNALNTISALIRTDPEEARELLQEFADFTRYSFRTSGMFTTLADELRNIDRYLTIERARFGGRLEVRLKIAPEVLSVVVPFLIIQPLVENAVQHGLANKPTGGMVTVIASDHGTEALISVEDDGIGMDPARLADLRNSHRTGAHVGLGNINARMRQLFGDEYALMVETAPGAGMKVTLRVPKFAPGVRTDLPDYAGGPPEPARNGRLHKSEGVRNLAP